agtttatttcatgcaattctgactttataagacgcaattttgagtttatttcatacaattctgactttataagacgcaattttgagtttatttcatgcaattctgactttataactcgcaactgtgtttatatcatgcaattctgactttataagacgcaattttgagtttatatcatgcagttctgactttataactcaattgtTTAtaatcgcgcaattctgactttataagacgcaattctgactttatatcaagcaattctgactttataagacgcaattgtgagtttatatctcgcaattctgaggaaaaaagtcagaattgtgagttaaaaagttgcaattacatttttaatttttttttatttagtagcGGAAACAAGTTTCCATACCTCATACTGTGGTATCATGAGCAACCTTATATCACAGCAATGATATCTTGCTGGTTTTCATATTATATAACCATGTAGAGTAATGCCTATTTTTCAGATAATCCagtgcattaaatattttataaattagaAGTACATGTGATTAtttgatggacaaaaaaaaaaaaagatcagctTAGTCTTAAATTAATAAATCTAACATTAGTGCAAAAACCAATTCCCATGATGTAAAAATCTCAAATTGAGAAGactaaaaacagtaaaaatcaaCATAAATTATAAAAGCATACAATATAAAAGTGTCATAGCATGTATATGCCATCATATCACCCAACCTTAAGAGACtagtataaaataaaacatatttagcTGATATCTCAATCATGGCGATCCTGAGAAGTGACTTACATTGATAGGTTCTGCCTTTGATCTAGAGGAGAAAAGAAGAGGTGAGTGACACAGATTTGATTGACTCAATCTCAAAAGAATGAAAACATTCATCATGTAAACAAGGCGATGTCTTACAGCGAGCACCGTCCTCCAGAAGAACATCAGTATCGTGAGGGTCCCGACAACCGCTGTGACGAGCACAGGCTCCCAGGGGACTCCGTGGAAAGTGGGACCCGGTCGCCATTCCTCTGGAAGAGCAGTGATCAGCTAGACGACACAAAAACACAGGAAATATGATCAATTCCAGATACAGTTCATTACTTGACAACTTGGTTTTTGCTGGCGTCAGCTTTGGTTTTGTTAGTAAAGGGCCTGAATGCCCTGAATGCAATTTCTTCACTCTTTTAGACTTATATTGACTAATCCAAGTCTGACCCTTATCACTAGCCACATGCAACAGAAACACAACACTAGGGGTTTACTGGACTTTCACCTCTGATGAAACCCAGTCAACCTAATGCATATAATAAGCACTTACAACTCAGTTTAAATGCACTAATTTAGCTGCCTTGGGATTATAATGGACTTAGAGAATTAAGGAGAGCTGCATGCATAACAATACAGCACTATGCCATTATTACACTACTACTGGATGGACATTATACTTATCTATACTCACTGAATGATCAATTGCAAGCAGTTTAAGTCGTTAAAAACCACAAATCTCACTCCTGAAGACAGAGATCGAGTCTAGAGAGTGAAAACACTTACTTCCTGAAGTCTGGACAGGATGAAGACGAAAAAGGCTGTGTTTTCTATCTCAGCTGGTGTAGAGGTAAGACTTGGCTGTGAATCCATCCTTTTAAAGCGTTTAAACTAATTTTCCAGGGTAAACGAGCGCTCAGAGACGGAGGTTGAAGCCGATGAACACCGAATAAATGGCGGACCGTTGGTTCATATCGGGAAGCCGGTGTTGTTTTGGTATAAAAGAGCTCTGACACGCTTGTCTTTCACCGctaatatatatttaactcGAATAATGATGTATACAGAAGGATAATAAGTATATACAGTTAGTAAGTTTTGAAATCGTGGCTAGAGACAGATCTCTTTCAACACGTCAACATTTCAAAACGCTGAGTTAAGAGTCTCTCACGACAGAGCTGTGTTTCCACTCTGTACGGTCGCGGTCATGTGATGCTGACGGCGGGCTCTGATTGGTCACACTGGGTGAGAGGAGAGTGGGGATCGTATTTAGCAGTGATGCTAACGGTTGTTTTGAAAGAATAACAAATTGAGTAAACGACGCTTCAGTGCTGtaaaagatattaatattattttacacgATTTGGAATTTAATCTAGTTAGGGTTTCACACACATATTGGTCTCGTATGGAGTTTTATCAACAAGTTTAGCATGGAGCCCTATTGGATTTCATTCATATCGACACCATTAGCCATCAaatgttaaagggacagttcacccaaaaatgaaaattctgtcatcatttattcaccctcaagttgttccaaacttgtttgaatttcattgttctgctgaacacaaagaaagatatttggaagaatgtcagtaactaAACGGATCTCGGCCCctattgactaccatagtaattatttttcctactatggtagtcaaagGGGgccgagatctgtttggttactgacattcttccaaatatcttgctttgtgttcagcagaacaatgaAATTCTACGGAGCCCTGGACATGATATGCAggacaggtaaaaaaaaaatagtaggcacgatttagtaaaccgagggaaggaaatataaattgtgcgcacgatttagtaaaccgagggaacaaaatataaatcgtgcgcacgttttagtaaatcaagggaacgaattaataaatcgtgcgcatgttttagtaaatcaagggaacgaattaataaatcgtgcgcatgttttagtaaatcgagggaacaaaatataaatcgtgcgcatgttttagtaaatcgagggaacaaaatataaatcgtgcgcacgttttagtaaattgagggaacgaaatataaatcgtgcgcacgttttagtaagtcgagggaacgaaatataaatcgtgcgcacgttttactaaattaagggaacaaattaataaatcgtgcgcatgatttagaaaatcgagggaacaaattaaatcgtgcgcacgttttagtaaatcgagggaacgaaatataaatcgtgcgcacgttttagtaaattgagggaacgaaatataaatcgtgcgcacgttttagtaagtcgagggaacgaaatataaatcgtgcgcacgttttactAAATTAAGGGAACGAAttaataaatcgtgcgcacgttttagaaaatcgagggaacaaattaaatCGTGCGCAGGTTTTAGTAagtcgagggaacgaaatataaatcgtgcgcacgttttagtaagtcgagggaacgaaatataaatcgtgcgcacgttttactAAATTAAGGGAACGAATtaataaatcgtgcacatgttttagaaaatcgagggaacgaattaaaTCGTGCACaggttttagtaaatcgaaggaacaaattaataaatcgtGCGCAGGTTTTAGTAagtcgagggaacgaaatataaatcgtgcgcacgttttactAAATTAAGGGAACGAATTAATAAATCGTGCACgttttagaaaatcgagggaatgaaatataaatcgtgcgcatgatttagtaaatcgagggaacgaaatataaatcgtgcgcacgttttagtaagtcgagggaacgaaatataaatcatgcgcacgtttTACTAAATTAAGGGAACGAATtaataaatcgtgcacatgttttagaaaatcgagggaacgaattaaatcgtgcgcacgttttagtaagtcgagggaacgaaatataaatcgtgcgcacgttttactAAATTAAGGGAACGAAttaataaatcgtgcgcatgatttagtaaatcgagggaacgaattaaatcgtgcgcacgttttactaaattaagggaacaaattaataaatcgtgcgcacgttttagaaaatcgagggaacgaattaaatcgtgcgcacgttttagtaagtcgagggaacgaaatataaatcgtgcgcacgttttactAAATTAAGGGAACGAATTAATAAATCGTGCGCAGGTTTTAGAAAATCGAaggaacaaattaataaatcgtGCGCAGGTTTTAGTAAATCTAGGGAACGAAATATAAATCttgcgcatgatttagtaaattgagggaacgaaatataaatcgtgcacatgatttagtaaatcgagagaatgaattaataaatcgtgcgcacgattaaattttttttatcatgtcaTGTGCGGTGCTCCGTAAAATTCAAACAGGTTTgtaactacttgagggtgagtaaatgatgaattgggtgaactgtccctttaataagCAGAAGTGACTCCCTCATAACAAAATCATGATATTGATTACATGGCAGATCTTATAAATAGGTGTATTTATAGAACAGACATTCCTTTATATGTGTCAACAACAAATACCCTATTTGTGAGGTTCATACAAATACTAGGTCAAATAACATcataaaatcaaatcaaattataGGAAAGATAATTAGGAACAatacaattatattttacatatgaaACCAATTTTAGGAGTTTTAGAAGCAGTTCAAACCAAAGAATAGAAGTTCAGGCCAAAACACCAGCaacaacatgaacaaacaaccACAAAAAGGCGGCGGCACAACAAATGACTCCAAAAACCATTACAGAAATGTTTCTCAAACTGCTGGTTTTCTTCTCAGAAATTCAGAACCAAGTGAACTCCAACAGAAAACAATCCTGGTATTGATTTCAAACCAGCTACTTGTGCAACATGAGTTCCTGTGTACCAAAATTCAAACCACTCTCTTTTTAACTGCATTGACTATAGAAATGTACACTAATGCAATGCCTGAGAAAGAAACACATGTTCAGAATGCACAAAGGTTGCATAGCTATAAGCCTTTTGCGTCAACTGATGTTCTTGTGCTTGCATAAAGTATATTTTGGGCTTTAAGGTCTtaaaatattgtgttactcaCAATTTCTCCATACACCCCAAGATATTCTTTGACGGGAAGCAGCAAACCCCAAAGTTCATCTGAAGTTGAGGAGCTGGAGGAATCACTGCTTGCTTCAGTGTCATGGAAATCAGACTCCAGTGAACCTGGAGACAGAAAATAACAGTTACAGCCACATGCAACAACAATTATTGAAATGAGAAAAAAtagaataaacaaaaaaattcacaaaccTGAAGATTGATCCATTTCAAAGTGAAAGCCGATATCCACCGGTTTCTCCAAAATAGCATGAGGCCCCTTTTGAATCTCCTCAGCGTCCTCGAACGCTATTTGTGCATCTTTATTTCTGTTGAAATGGCCTCCGTCCTCCTCAAGACCCGCGTCTTTACTGTGGGACAAATCTTCATCCGTATTCAATTCAGAATTCTGAATCAGTTCAGATTCGTTGTGCTCCTCATGCATTTCAGGACTTTCAGGTGGAGCGATCATTTCGGTGTTACTGTCCAAACCCTTCACCTCTTCAGAGTCAACTTTCTCCTCTGTGGAAAAAAAGATCTTTATTAAGGAACAGTTTATTGAAgacaaaatataatatacatttgcatgtgttttttgttgagtgttatatttgatacatcaggcttttttggctcatatagtatgatatagtgagaatataCAGTtcaattttattcaaatatgcaatttggtgcagatgctgatatttatatggtcAAAAAATGagatgaaattctgatgcttgcaatgtaaatcaatgagatcttcATAACAGTATTTAATACTtacttaaaattatataaatatctgTTGTTGCTCTATATCTGccaataatatgtcttagtaagatgatatttaaatgcttacactgcaaaaaatgcttttcttacttagtatttttatcttatttccagtccaaatatctaaaatttCTTAAAATCAAGATTACTTGATAAACAAGTaaaattacataatatatgtctTGCtatctgaaaagaaaaaaataaaatagtgagtttttgcttaaaacaaactaaattatCTGCAAATTGGGTAAGAAAAAACCTCTTGTTTTCGTTTAGattattaagattatttttcttaccccaatGGCAGATAATTTTGCTTGTGATatgcaaaaacttttttttttttttttttttcagaaaacaagacaatatCTATGTCATTTTTCTTATctagtaaatgcatcttgatttaagaatttttagatatctTTGGACTGTAAagaagacaaaaatactaatacattttttgcAATGTAGTTTTAGGTTAAAAGAtatgtagtttaaaaaaaaaaaaaaaacatgtaatgaTGATTgaaagatgaacaaataaacatgatttttctaaaacattatttatggatgatcaagtaaacctaagttgcttcagtccagtaagtgttcatcttgaaatattactaccaatataaaagttattcttacgtttactttataaaaatcagatttcacagcaaaaatacaTGTGAAGCACGAGCTGAAGGTTTgtacaattatactaaaaggccttttacttgcttaaaaaaaaaaagagtataaactatcaatcagtTGACAAAAGGCACGTAGTAGATTGTGTGCGACAGggttttcagcaaagttttgatcatgttgatcattTAGAGGTCTTAGAAatagggatgcacgatatatcggccaccatatcggtatcggccgatatatgttcatttttaatgttatcgtcaTCGGCcagataagaaaatttggccgatatattaaagccgataaataatggataaTTTTCCTTCAGATGAGAAACTTCAGATGCACTGTTTGCAATGACGGTTTTGATGTGCttgaaatatatatgaaatcaaTTCAAAAAGGAAAAGTGCAACGTACAGCGCAAGTTTGTCATATCGGctacaaaaaattataatgagaacattataatgtgtgtttgggacatggcttttaatggtgagacttttgtttttgcaaccaggctctcaaaaattatatataaattttgatttagatttatcagccaatatatcggttaaaAATATCggtttcaaatataaagaattattggTTATTGGAATCAGCCAAAAtattcatatcggtgcatccctacttaGAAATTCATTAGGCTTTATAGGATTAAATCTAGGGATTCACCGACATGAAAATtccggccgataccgataaccgataattctttatatttgaaagctgataaccgatatattggctgataaatctaaatccaaatttatatataatttttgagagcctgattacaaaaacaaaagtctcaccattaaaagccatgtcccaaacacacaattataacattaataacattaaaaatgaacatattatCGGCCAATACCGATATCGCAGCTGATTtatcgtgcatccctaattaaaacaattttagCAGCATCTGATCTAAGCAATAACCTGGAATAACTCATTGAAACAAGAAAATTAATGTAATTAGTGGATTGCAAAGGCAAGCATTGCTAAGTTTAGAGTTAGAGATTCAAATGAACACCTAACTAATGTTCCTCACCTGTTTCAGATGCAGGTTGTTCTTCCTCGATCAGCGGGACGCTGTCACTGGCGGCTGAATATCTCTGTCGTAAAGAGAAAACCATCTCCTGAAAAGCGTCTAAGATTGTAGCCTCAACATCATACATTTCCGGCTCCTTCTCCTGTCCATGTTCCTGAGCTTTCCGGTCTCTTTCATTAAATAATTCTTCCGTCGCATCAAGAATGGAGTTCTCTGAGGCCTCCATGATCTGGTCTAGGGTCTGCTCGATTTCCTCCGTATCCGTCTTCAGCTCTCTCGCAGACTTCATCTCCAGATCTAGGTCAGAAAACATGGCTTCGATCTTAAACAGGTTCTTCAGTCCGAAATACTTCTGCATGCGCTCCATTTCCTCGTCCTTCAAGTGATCTCGTAAAATTGTGAGTCTCTGTACGCTGTCGCTGTATTCGGGCTCTTCCGGAGGAAGACGAACCTCGTTGTTTTCTTCTTGTTCTGTGATGTTTTCGCTTTGTTGGGTAACAACCAATTCATCGCCATCAGGTTGAGGATTTTCTTTAGGCTCATGTATGTTTTCTGTAGAAAACGAATGAAGAGCATTCTCATCCTCCAAAAGCTCTTCGATGTCTTCGCTCACGTCCTCTTCGTCTTCAACTTCATCTTCAAGACTTTGTTCTTCCGATTCCAGTGTGTTTTTCAGTAGATTCACGAGTTCGTTCTTCACTTTATCAATCTGTTCGTCTGTTTCGTCAAGTATAGGTGCAGTTTCTTGGCTTTCTGAAACAAATTCCCCACTTTTGGTTGCATTTACCTTCTCCGGTTCATCAATGGATTCATTCGCTTTTTCGATCTTGTTTGTAAGTGAATTCTGAGGATCGTCATCTGCAGTGTTTTTGTTTGCGTTTTCATTCTTGTTCATGCTGGCCTTCTGAAGGTTTTCCATTTCTTTTGTGTCCAACTTCTTTGGATCGTGTTCTTCAGTGTTTTCACTTACATTAATCTGGTCTACATTTAACGGCGGTTCAGATGGGACGACTTCACGTGCATCTGAAGCGATTTCAGCGTCTGGTGGCAGATGAGAAAGTGTTGGGAGTTTGACATCAGCATCACTTTGTGCAGCTTCTTCTTTGACATCAGCAACTGATTCTTTGGTGAGGGATTTGGTCACTTGCGATTCACCTTCACGCTCCGTTTTGAAAGTATCCTTCAAAATCGACTGGCTGTTTTCATCCTCAAGTGTTTTCTCTGGTGTTTGTAGTGGTATATCTTTATCGTTTAGCTCTGTTTTGGCAGATTCTTCATGTACTGCATCTAAACCTGCTGTTTGTGTTTCAAGTGTTAGTTGTGAGCTCTCCCGAGGCTCGAAATCAGAGTCACTTTGGTTGTGCAAAAGCTCAGAATAATCAGTATCTACATCTTCTAAAGTGACATCAGCATCTTGGCTTATTGAAATATCTTCCATCTCTTCTTTTACTGCATCTTTAGTTTCCAATGTTGGTTTTGATGAGACATCTTCAGTCTTTGGCTGAAAGATATCAGAGTCCTCTTCAGTAGATTTTGAATGTAATGTCTCTGTTTCAGGAGCTTTTACAGAATCTGAATTGACTGACTTTGATTCAATAGGCAATGTTGATTCTGAATCTACTGACTCTGATTCAAGAGGTGATGGTGATTCTAAATCGACTGATTCTGATTCAAGAGGTGATGATGATTCTAAATCGACTGACTCGGATTCAACAGTCAATGTTGATTCTGAATCGACTGACTCTGATTCAACAGGCAATGTTGATTCTGAATTGACTGACTCTGATTCAAGAGGTGATGGTGATTCTGAATCTTCTGACTCGGATTCAACAGGCAATGTTGATTCTGAATCTACTGACTCTGATTCAACAGGCAATGTTGATTCTGAATTGACTGACTCTGATTCAAGAGGTGATGGTGATTCTAAATCGACTGACTCGGATTCAACAGGCAATGTTGATTTTGAATCTTCTGACTCTGATTCAACAGGCAATGCTGATTCTGAATCTGCTGACTCTGATTCAACAGGCAATGTTGATTCTGAATTGACTGACTCTGATTCAAGAGGTGATGGTGATTCTGAATTGACTGACTCTGATTCAAGAGGTGATGGTGATTCTAAATCGACTGACTCTGATTCAAGAGGTGATGGTGATTCTAAATCGACTGACTCTGATTCAAGAGGTGATGTTGATTCTAAATCGACTGACTCGGATTCAACAGGCAATGCTGATTCTGAATCTGCTGACTCTGATTCAACAGGCGATGTTGATTTCGAACCTACTGATTCTGCTTCAAGAAGTGATGTTGATTCTGAATCAACTGACTCCGATTCAACAGGCAATGCTGATTCTGAATCGACTGTCTCTGATTCAAGAAGCTCCACTGATTCTGCCTCCGTTTCAGAAGACAGTTGAGATGCATCTTCATTCTGAGCTGGTTCTTTTGATTCCTCTGTTGAATTCTCGATTTCTATCAAAAGCGTGCTGCCCAACAGCACATCTATATCATAGCTTTCAAATTTATCAAGGCCCGTCTCAAAGCAAACAAAATCTGTTTCCTGAAAGAGACAGAAAGATTCACATTAACCAAATGTCACATCAAAAATGACCAGATGTCAGTCAACATTAACCACATGGACTTACCTCTGTAGGCACCtcaatttcattttcagtatATACATGATTTATATTAAGATAGTCCTTTGGGAAATAACCAAAGTGGTTTCCAACCTATGCAGACAGAGGAAGAAGAgataaatgtcacattttagAACAGTGTTTACAGAAAACATACAATCATAGAAACagcaaaacttaaaataaaaccaaataaaatgcataaacccataatcaatcaatcaatactTTACAGGTTACTTACACTTCCAGCCCACAAGTCTGACCTCTGCCCTGAGAgtttataatatacatatatcgTCTCTCCTTTCTTGAAAGAGAGAAACCGACAATCCGGCCCCGTGAAATCTTTAGCGGCCTTCCCTCTGCCGAGAAGCACTAAAGagacacaaaaaaaacatggatgAAAACTACTAATTTCATGTATATGGTAAACTTTTATAATCTAGCATTTACTTTAAGGAACAAAACAGTGTTCTGCGTGAGAGTTGAATGAAAAATGTTCCCATAAATTAGTGCCTACAATAATGTATTAATGTGGCATTAATAACACTGTGATTAATTCATTATAATGTGCATTACAAAATGAAGCATAATTCAGCCACAATGTAACAAATCTTAAAAGGTTCtaaaagcaaaatataatttaaatttcttACTAATTATTTTGAAGTGCATTCCATGCGTTGAAAATTTTGCAGTTGTTTGATTAAACTACTGCACGCATTATCTACATGATGACTTGTTTATTAATGGCGTATCGACCACACCAGGATCAACAGCGCATCTGACAGGTCGCCAGTGCGGAATATTATGGAACATGGGTGAATCTTCCTTGGATTTCAGGAGAAAGATTGGACTGTTTGGCCGAATTGATAGTAAAATTTAATcaagaaataatatttaaaatgtacatatacatGCTGAAGGTAAACATTTGAACATCTCAACAATATtggcattattttattatcccATAAATCTCCGGATGACCACAGTGcacattttttgtttagtatttttactaaattaatgtaaaaatctgtaaaaatctgcattatatatatatatatatatatatatatatatatatatatatatatatatatatatatatatatatatatgcaaaagGTGAACAAAAATCAGATCCTGCTTTTATGATTGTGAGACCTTGTGATTGTTGACAGAGTCAAAGTGGCCAGAAGCTTTCCCACGTGCAAGAGAGAATGCAAAAACGGTGGTTAAGGTTTTGTGCAAAGGAATTATACCCAGATTTGGGATACCAAGAGTAATTGAAAGTGATAATGGAACACCTTTTGCATCTAAGGTAACACAATTATTGGCTAAAACTTTAGCGATTGATTGGCATTTTAATATACCgcatatatatgtaatatatttaatataactgtCTTTGTGTCTTGGGATTTTTCATCATGTACCTACCTAGACAAAACAAGAAGTAGTAGTCCTTGGACACACTGACACTCTCACATGTAACCAGGagttgaacacacacacacacacatttacgcaCATAAAatttcttatttgttattatatttcttgaattGAGATTTTAATCAAACAGTTTGGGTTAAACGATACTGTTgttaaaagataattgcaattaattgcatgcaaaataaaagtttgtgtttacataatatacatgcgtgtactgtgtatattttatatatatatataacaaatataatatatttttgttaaatatatacatgcgtgtgttttatatatacataacacatttacacagtacacacatgtatattatttatgtgaaaaaaatatttattttggatgcgataaatggtttgacagcattaatatatacacacacttgataactaattatatatatatatatatatatatatatatatatatatatatatatatatatatatatatatatatatacacacacacagtgtttatatatatatataattatatattatatatataaatataaacacacccaaatatatgtgtgtatattatatacattttgagtctgaggagaaaaaaaagggTCAAACACAGTTCATCCTAATTCATCATGAACAATCGAATCATGTTGTTTGTAAATAACGACCTTCCCAACCAAGCCATCGGTGTGTTTACATGAAAACATCCGGAGATATGAAACCAGGCCTTATTTTTAACGTTATTAACAGTTGCAGCAAATAAACATATCATATCAGGAGCATAAAAGACAGACCCCAGGTCTCATCGAGCAATATTCCCTGCACAGGATTCCTCATGTTGTTAGCTCGACTGGCTAAACTGAGCTCAGTATCAACAGACAGG
Above is a window of Megalobrama amblycephala isolate DHTTF-2021 linkage group LG11, ASM1881202v1, whole genome shotgun sequence DNA encoding:
- the mia3 gene encoding transport and Golgi organization protein 1 homolog isoform X3, with protein sequence MAARNAYFYYVFTLVLYACFHRSSADRRFSDLKRCADDECSMLLGRGKAAKDFTGPDCRFLSFKKGETIYVYYKLSGQRSDLWAGSVGNHFGYFPKDYLNINHVYTENEIEVPTEETDFVCFETGLDKFESYDIDVLLGSTLLIEIENSTEESKEPAQNEDASQLSSETEAESVELLESETVDSESALPVESESVDSESTSLLEAESVGSKSTSPVESESADSESALPVESESVDLESTSPLESESVDLESPSPLESESVDLESPSPLESESVNSESPSPLESESVNSESTLPVESESADSESALPVESESEDSKSTLPVESESVDLESPSPLESESVNSESTLPVESESVDSESTLPVESESEDSESPSPLESESVNSESTLPVESESVDSESTLTVESESVDLESSSPLESESVDLESPSPLESESVDSESTLPIESKSVNSDSVKAPETETLHSKSTEEDSDIFQPKTEDVSSKPTLETKDAVKEEMEDISISQDADVTLEDVDTDYSELLHNQSDSDFEPRESSQLTLETQTAGLDAVHEESAKTELNDKDIPLQTPEKTLEDENSQSILKDTFKTEREGESQVTKSLTKESVADVKEEAAQSDADVKLPTLSHLPPDAEIASDAREVVPSEPPLNVDQINVSENTEEHDPKKLDTKEMENLQKASMNKNENANKNTADDDPQNSLTNKIEKANESIDEPEKVNATKSGEFVSESQETAPILDETDEQIDKVKNELVNLLKNTLESEEQSLEDEVEDEEDVSEDIEELLEDENALHSFSTENIHEPKENPQPDGDELVVTQQSENITEQEENNEVRLPPEEPEYSDSVQRLTILRDHLKDEEMERMQKYFGLKNLFKIEAMFSDLDLEMKSARELKTDTEEIEQTLDQIMEASENSILDATEELFNERDRKAQEHGQEKEPEMYDVEATILDAFQEMVFSLRQRYSAASDSVPLIEEEQPASETEEKVDSEEVKGLDSNTEMIAPPESPEMHEEHNESELIQNSELNTDEDLSHSKDAGLEEDGGHFNRNKDAQIAFEDAEEIQKGPHAILEKPVDIGFHFEMDQSSGSLESDFHDTEASSDSSSSSTSDELWGLLLPVKEYLGVYGEILITALPEEWRPGPTFHGVPWEPVLVTAVVGTLTILMFFWRTVLAIKGRTYQLTEKQLRDKIQQLLSEKSDAVNKITELNDKIKEREEQLKKSEKSLSSSQQEMKGLKNHQQKLQSQWEGMSGSISQLNQKIVDTQEENTNLNEKIAKMHQRIEKYQKTLKNYDEERAKVHVLMDEAKLREDALKAQVMSFEKENGTLKEQKKSLLRDAKDWQEKHKKLSEEIRVYHKSQKELEDSLLHKENEIDVLSSCIAELNRLGAGDSAELQIEDAKMSNGEDAEKKMDTTRVRIKQMMDVSRIKATLSIVEDERNRYMENLLAEQKSRQELEEQYQKVMHDQMNLNNEKTHLENQFKNLQQRLEITTELYQQKENALQQKLTQEELERREKETKLTEVDSKALRSEEELRALKQKIKDIEEEMQQNERSLKSEVAVQEKKAHENWLKARASERALVEERRELANLRQKLVEYRDKISDMEQSLFKLNSGPPDRHMPPQRRGDSYGPSPVSGGAPSPPLMIEGPGRPPSAPVGRRGEPFGPRPPSDPHGRFSDLGHPLPSRPEMFPPMTSSPCAHDGPMLSKSQSQGSFLPSPIRDSPVPPPKSYGPPIMPPNGPPPMMIRPPNGHPPMMPPEPRFRPPHMDSYGPPPPIGPFGHVPPPFARGPPLGPLPPPPLGQRDIPPEFFGPRGLPPRSFPPGPLPPPGAMIPPPYAARGFPGPPPLMAQSSRDGDGNVAPANVPPTDGSHQNAGGSTMAEP